The nucleotide sequence CCAAAATGTTGTATGCCTTCCGTAAGTGGCTGTGGGATATTGAAAGGTTGTCCATTTTGTAGCAGTGGCGTTTGCTCAAATCTGATAAAAGGCTTTCGGTGTTGGTTGCTATATATTCAGGATTTTTATGAAGCAACGTAAACACGCCTGCTTTACTTCCATGCGCCACAATTTCGGCAATGTCTTTGTCTTGGCTTTCGGTAAATCCTTTGGGATAATTTGCCATCAACACCCAATAATAAGGTTCGGGTTGCGTATCAGACGCATTAAATTCCTGCAAGGAGTGATAACGAGCGCCTAATATGTTGTCATTTACCTCTCGGATATGGTTTTTTAATGCCGCTACGCCTGCTTTAATCTGTTCTTCGGTATGAAAAAACTGTACCACATCGGTATCTTTCAGTTCCTTCAAAAATTTGAAATGGTTGGCAAGTCCATCATCAAAAACTCGAATTTTTATCTGATTTGGGAATTGGATAAGGCTTTTTAAGACCATTTCCTGCATTTGCAAAAAAGGGAAATCTTCTCCTTTAAACAAAATGCCTTTATTGGGCGAAAGCAAGACGGGAAGGTCTATTCTTTCAAATGTGCCTATTTGCACCGTTTCGGGGAAACTTGCTTTTATGATTTGATGTTTCATAGCAATGACCGCACTTTTTAACAAAAAAAGTTCAAAATTCAAGTTATTCTTTTACATTGCTCAAGACAAAAAAGGAGGCATCTACCATCAAAGATACCTCCTTTAGCTATATAATTGATTCGTTCCTTTGTATTTTCAACACCTCTTCAAATCATCACAGCAACAACAGTTGTGGTTCTTCCAGATACTGTTTTACTTCTGAGAGGAAGGCCGCGCCAACGGCTCCATCTACCACACGGTGATCACAAGAGAGGCTCAACGCCATACGTTTACCCGGAACCACCGTTCCATCTTTCACCACAGGTACATCCCGAATGGTTCCGATGGCCAAAATTGCGGCATTAGGTGGATTAATAATAGCCGTAAACCGTTCTATGCCAAACATCCCCAGATTGCTGGTGGTGAAGGTAGAGCCTTCCCATTCTGTGGGTTCGAGGGTTCGGGCGCGGGCACGACCAGCAAATTCCTGCGTTTCGGCAGCGATTTGCGACAAGCCCTTTTGGTCGGCATTGCGGATAACGGGCGTAACCAAGCCTTCGTCAACAGCCACGGCAATGGCGACATTCACGTAATCGTATTGGCGGATTTCCCCTTCGGACTCCAAGTAAGAAGCATTCACCATTGGATGGTGGCGTAAAGCAACCGCACAAGCCTTGGTGACCAAATCGTTATAGGAGATTTTTGACAATTTCCGCGACTCGGCCAATTTATTCATCTCGGTACGGAAGGCAATGGCACGCTCCATATCGGCATCCACCTGCAAATAAAAATGCGGGGAGGTGAACTTGCTCTCTGCCAATCGCCTTGCAATTGTGCGGCGCATGGGCGTGATTTTTAGCGACTTATACGCCCCAATTCCTAATGCCGGAGCCGCTTTTGGTGCGGGTGTAGTTGCGGGTAATGGTGCAACGGGTTGTATTGCTCTTGTTGCAGGTGCTGGAACCGTAGCGGGTGTTGTAACTGCACCAACGTGTTCTACATCACGCTTTACGATGCGGCCTTCCGGACCACTTCCGGCAATACCCGATAGCGAAACGCCTTTTTCTTCTGCAATTTTACGAGCCAAAGGTGAGGCCTTTATCCGTCCATCATCGTTTGAAGATACAACTGAAGGCATTTCCTGTGTAGTATTTGCGTCCTCCACCACTGGAGCGGCTGTAGATTCTACACCATTCGATTGCCCATATTTGGCCAAGATTGCAGAAAAGTCCTCATTTTCTTTTCCGAGAACAGCAATTAGGCCACCAATGGGAACCGACTCCCCTTCCCCTATCATCCGTTTGAGCAAAACACCATCGTCATAAACTTCAAGATCCATGGTTGCCTTGTCCGTCTCCACTTGGGCCACAACATCGCCAGATTTCACCTTTGCACCTTCTTCCACCAACCAAGCGACCAAGAGACCTTCCTCCATTGTGTCGCTCATTTTGGGCATTTCAACCGCAATAGCCATAAGATTAATTTTTTTGGGGTTAGCAATATTATAAATAGCAGGGATTAACCTCAGTTGGCGTACATCACGGCTTTACAAGCCTTAACGATTTCGTCCACTGTTGGAACCCAGAGTTCGATTAGGTTTTTGGCATAGGGCGCCGGAACATCTTTGTTCGTTACCCGCAAAACAGGCGCATCCAAATGGTCGAAGGCTTCCGCCTGAATGCGATAGGCCACTTCGGACGCAATAGACGCCAACGGATTGCTCTCGTCCACCACCACACAACGGTTGGTTTTCCGAACGGAGTGAAGTACGGTCGGGATGTCCATCGGGCGTATGGTGCGCAAGTCAATGACCTCGGCTTCGTAACCCATTTTTGAAAGTTCCTCGGCGGCGGTCATGACCGTCCAATATGCCTTGTTCCACGTTACGATGGTGACGTGTTTCCCTTCGCGCCCAATCCGTGCCTTGCCAATCGGAATCAAATAGTCTGGATGGTCAGACACTTCGCCTTTCATGCCATACATTACCTCCGACTCCATAAACAGCACCGGATCATCGTCACGGATTGCAGATTTAAGGAGTCCTTTTGCGTCGTCTGGATTAGAGATGGAGATCACCTTGAGACCCGGAACGTTTGCATAAAAGAATTCAAGCGAGTTTGAATGGGTTGCGCCAAGTTGTCCTGCAGAGCCATTTGGCCCACGAAAGACGATGGGGATGCTGTATTGGCCGCCAGACATGTAGCGAATACGGGCGGCATTGGACAAAATCTGATCTGCCGCCACCATGCTAAAGTTCCACGTCATAAACTCAATAATGGGGCGTAATCCCATCATTGCTGCGCCCACACCCAGTCCAGAAAAGCCCGTTTCCGAGATAGGCGAATCTATCACCCGCTTTTCCCCAAAGTGGTCTAACATGCCTTGACTCACCTTATAAGCACCATTGTATTCTGCCACTTCTTCGCCGATAAGGAACACATTTTCGTCGCGCTCCATTTCTTCCCACAACGCCGCACGAAGGGCTTCCCGTAATTGTAATATTGCCATAATACGTTATATTTGAGTTTAAAACCGTTTCGGATGTCCGAATCAGCAGATGAAGGGGTAATCTTGTTGTACATAAACATCCTCCCACATGGTTTCGGTGGGTGGGAATGCACTATTTTCCGCAAAACTCACGCTATCCAACGCAATTTGGTTGATCTCTTCGTCCCACGCATCAATTTCTTCAGCGGTTGCGAGACCCTTGTTTTCGAGGTACAACTTTAGGCGGATAATGGGGTCTTGGTTCTGACGGTTTTCCATTTCCTCTTTTGTACGATACTTCTGTGGGTCGGACATGGAGTGGCCCCGATAGCGGTAGGTACGAATTTCCACAAAGCTTGGTTCGCCTTTCCGTGCCCATTCTACGTGTTGTTTAAGTTGTTTATAGACCTGCAACACATCCATGCCATTAATCAATCCGCAGTGCATTCCATAAGCTTCACCGCGTTTGTATAGTTCGAGTGTAGCCGAGGAGCGATCCACCGCTGTTCCCATGCCATAGATATTGTTTTCGACAATAAACACCACAGGTAAATTATAAAGCCCAGCCAAATTTGCAGCCTCGTGAACCGCTCCTTGTTGTGCCGCGCCATCACCCATAAAGGCCAAGCAGACATTATCCGTGCCTTTATATTTAAGGCCGAAGGCAATTCCAGCACCAACCGGAATTTGCCCACCGACGATGCCGTGGCCGCCGCACATGCCATTTTTTTTATCAAAGAAGTGCATAGAGCCGCCTTTTCCACGAGAATAGCCGTCTATCCGGCCAAACAGTTCGGCCATACAGCCATTAGGGGTCATGCCTAATGCCAAGCCGAGGCCATGATCTCGATAGGCGGTTATCACCTGATCTTCCCCAATGCGCAGGACATGCCGCACAGCAGCCGATATGGCTTCTTGCCCATTATAGAGGTGCAAAAATCCACCAATACGTTGGCGGCCATAGGCTTGCGCCGCACGCTCTTCGAAGCGCCGTTGAAGCATCATATTGCGGTACATATCGCACACGGCTTCGTCGCTCAGCCCCAATGCCCGATGGTCGTTATCGTCAATCGGCGCCAAGTCAATCAGGCGGTCTATACTGTCATAAGCGGTCATAGGAGCAACTCCATTGGTTTTGCCTGTTTCCGAAAGGCCGGTTTCTTGTTTTTTCTTTGCCATGAATCCGGGTTTTAAGGGTAAATGTTCTAAATCAAATCGGGACAATATACGCTATACTTCCGTTTACCTGAAACCTGTTACACAAAAAAACCAACCTTCGGGCGATACAAGCACATTTGGAATCGCTTCCAAACACTGCCTTCACATATCTTTTATTTTTTTCATGTTTCATTTTCACTTCTATAAACAATGGTGTAACTTAAAACTTCATTTTTTCATCGGATCAATCCGTTTACGTTTATGATGAACTATATATGGGCAGGACTCATTATCTTGAGTTTGCTTTTTGCTTTGGGAAAAGACTTCTCCGAAATCAACCAAGATCGGTATCGTAATGGCCAATCGTTACCGGTCTCCTTGCATTTTCCGGAAGGTTATAAGCCCAATCAGGTTAACCAGCCTATTTCGCTTACCATAAAAGCAAACACCTATGCTCAATTCTACGGTATTGAACACAAAGAAGCCTTAGAATACGAAGGAAAAATTCGCAACACGTCTAAAGGTCAAGAGATCAGTTTTGCAGAAGGTGCAACCTTGCCAGAACCCTTGGCCACCATACAGAAGACGACCAACAAGAAAGGCAAAGACCTTCAGGCTTTTGTAGGAAAACTAAATCTGAAAGGAGATTCGGTCGCTTACGCCTCGGTACGATTTCAGCCTGTACGGTTTGTGAAAATGCAGGCAATCACGGCTGCCGCCCTCGAATTTGCGGATACCGCCGTTACCCTTTCGCTAAGTTTAATTGGCGTCATGGCGCTTTGGTTGGGCTTGATGCAAATTGCGAGCAAAGTGGGGCTTCTTGAGGGCTTGGTGAAGGTGGTAGGCCCGCTTTTCCGTCCGCTTTTTCCGGGTGTTCCCAAAGATCATCCGGCAATGGGCATGATTATCCTGAACATGGCCGCCAACATGCTGGGATTGGGTAATGCGGCTACCCCCATGGGCATCAAAGCCATGCACGAGTTGCAAAAACTGAATCCAACGGAGGATACCGCCACCAATGACATGGTTATGTTTTTGGCACTCAACACCTCCAGTGTTCAGGTTGTCCCTCCGGCAACACTTGTTGCACTTATGGGGCTTGCCGTCAATGAATTGTTCTTCACCATTTTATTTGCCACGTTTTTCTCCACCCTATTTGGTATTCTTGCCGCAAAAACGTTGAGCAAACTACCCAAGCACCGAAAAACCGACCCTGGCGTCCGTACCGAAGTCGTAAGTGTGTAGTGTTTTTCCCCATCTAAAATTTGAACCATCATGCGTGACGCATTAGACTTAATAGCCTTATTTGTCCTCCCAACATTGATTGTGGGGATTCCCCTTTACGGCCTCTTCAAAAAAGTGCCTGTTTACGAAGAATTTGTGACAGGCGCAAAGGAAGGTTTCACGATTGCAGTCACCATTATCCCGTATTTGGTTGCTATATTATTTGCGATCGGGATGTTTCGGGCATCTGGTGCTATGGAGGCCATGACGGAAGGATTACGTCCTATTCTTGGGGCTGTGGGCTTTCCGGTTGAGGTACTCCCGATGGCCATTGTGCGTCCTCTTTCGGGTTCTGGCTCTACGGCGGTCCTTGCAGATATGATTAAAGAATTTGGCGCGGACTCGATTTACGTCAAGATGGCAGCCACTATGTTTGGCGCTACCGAGACCACCTTTTATGTAATTGCGGTGTATTTTGGCGCGGTCAGCATCAAAAAAACCCGACATGCAATCTCGGCGGGTCTCATCGCCGACCTTGCCGGAATGATTGCTGCAATTATCATTGTGCGTTGGTTCTTTGGTTAGGTTTTTCCAACAAGGATTACAAGGTGTTAGGTTCGTCCAGCACCTTTTTTTGTGCATTATACACACTCGACTACGTTTATGAATGGCTTTGCAAGAAACAAAAAAGGCTAAAAGACATTCATCGAAAAGTAAAAATCAACATAATTAGACTCCTAAGATGAAACGATTGGTGAAAAAATACCTACATTATTTAGGTTTAGATATACGAAAAGTACAAAAAGGCTCTAAGGAAGACATTGGTACAGACCGTAGGCCCATTGGTCTAATTCATTTTTTCCTGCAAGATGTTTTAAAGCGTGGGTTTTCCCCTCGTGGCATTTTGGATGTGGGTGCAAATCGCGGCGAATGGACACAAATGGCAAAAGCGATTTTTCCACATTCGGACGTCATAATGATCGAGCCACTCGAAGAAATGAAGCCCCTTTTGCAAAAGATCTGCCGGGAAAACCCCGAAATAAAATGGATTCAGGCAGGTGCGGGTGCGAAAAAAGGGGAATTGATCCAAACCGTTTGGAAAGATTATAACGGCTCATCCTTTGTACCTTCCGCTGGAGAATTGGGCTTAGTGCATAAAGAACAACGTATTACACCCGTCTTAGCCATAAACGAGCTTATCGCCGATTATCCGAACTTCCAACCGGACTTGGTTAAAATGGATATTCAGGGATTTGAACTTGAGGCATTAAAAGGGGCAACGGACTTATTCGGAAAGACAGAGCTTTTTATTTTAGAAACCTCGCTTTTCAGCTTCTTGTCAGGCACACAGCCTATTACCCGCGACGTGATCAACTTTATGCACGACGCTGGATATGAATTTTATGACATTACGGAGTTTCTAAGAAGACCTGTGGATGGCGCTTTGGGACAAGTTGATCTGGCTTTTGCACGACAAGATGGCTTTCTAAGACGAAACAAATCATGGGACTAAAGCCAAAACACATTCTTTTGTTTTTAAATGACATAAAAACCATATGAACAATAGACAACCTCGGACATCGCCTTTATAAAGCGTCTCAACCCTCTAATCAACACAAACGCAACTAAAGCATACCACCCGTTTTTATGAAGGTCACTTTTTTCTCACGGATTACCATCATTGGGACAGGCTTAATTGGTGCCTCCCTTGCAAAAGCCTTGCGGGAAAGATACCCGCATCCGCTCGAAATTACGGGCTACGACCGCCCGCAAGTGGTGCAAGAAGCATACGAACTGGGACTTATTGACCGTGTTGCGAACACGTTGGAAGAGGCCGTCCAACACGCTGAATTGGTTTATATTTCAGTTCCGATCCAAAAAATATTGGATATCCTCAGCGAAATTGCCCCTTTTTTGCCTTCTGGAACCTTTGTTACCGATGCGGGGTCGGTCAAGTCACCTATTGTAGCACACGCCAATGCCGTTCTATCCGATGCTAACCCCTTCGTAGGTGGCCACCCTATGGCCGGATCCGAACACAATGGTCCTAAACATGCCGACGCTTTTTTGTTCGAGAATGCCACCTACGTGCTTTGTCCTTCCCCAAAAGCCTTAGAAGATTCTTTTGAGCAAACGTTTGCGCCGCTTATCCAACTGCTTGAGGCAACAGGCGCACGCATTTTGATCTTAGACCCAAAACGCCACGACCGTATTGCGGCTACGGTGAGTCATGTCCCACAGTTGCTGGCCGTTTCACTGATGAACATGGCCGCTGACCGGAACGTACATGATGATGCATTTTTAAAATTGGCGGCAGGTGGCTTCCGAGACATGACGCGCATTGCCTCTTCTGCCTTCCCGATGTGGGAGCAAATTCTATGTGCGAATGCCGGAGAAGTACAAGCCGCACTTACCGAAATGCAGGCACGTTTGGCCCTTATACAACACCAACTTGCAGGCTTAGACGTAGCACCATTACGCGCAAATTTTGAACAAGCACGAGAAGTACGTAATACTATCCCCAAAAACTCCAAGGGCTTTTTGCATCCTTTAGCAGATGTTTATGTTTTTGCACAAGATGTACCCGGCTTTCTTTTTCATCTCACCAAAACCATCTATGATGCAGGCTTAAATATTAAAGATATGGAATTATTAAAAATCCGCGAAGGAACTGGAGGGGCATTCCGGCTTGCTTTTGACGAAGGGAACGAAGCAGACCAAGCCGTAAAAGCCCTTACCCTTGCTGGATATGTAGCGTATAGGTAACTATTCACTTTTAACACCAAAATACAAGCTCGAACCATCACGCACCCTAAAGGACAGCCTGTTATCCGTGCTTACAAAGTTGACAAAAGTGCCAACCTGTGGGAAGTAGAAGTGCTTTCTTATAATGCCAAAACACAACTCGAAACCTTGTATCAGGCTTCAATGCTATCATCCGGCGTTTTCCGGTCGGACCTCACACTCTCATATTCTTACAATCGCTTAGGAGAAATAACCCAAGTGAGCCGTTTTCTTGGGGGGATGCTTGGCACGAAAAATACACCTACAATACCTTAGGTCAGACTACGGCCATACAATCAGACATCAACACCTCCAATAGTCCACGAATAACCCATACCTACAATGCGGCGGGGCAAATCAAGCAAACTTCCTTCCCGCGACTGACCCATTCTGGAACGCTTGGCCTTAACCTCCCCTTCACCTATACGATCCGAGGATGGCTCTTAAAGATTGGCGATATCTCGAATCCGGCCAATACATCAACAAGTTCCTTATACCCATTCCAAGCCCAATATACCTACAGCCTCACAGGGAATATCACTGAAGCAATTTACCGCAATAGCACAAGCATATTGGGCACGACAACAAGTCCGCAATACAAATACAATTTCCAATACGACAAACTTAATCGTCTAAAAGCGGCAGATTTCACCTCAATCTGTATCTTAGGCTCACGGCGTTGTGGTGCGATAATTGGCGTGGACGATCAAAACGCGACCACCACCTCCTTAACCTTATCCCAGGACTTGGGCAATTTCACCTACGACGCCAACGGCAACCTGCTCTCCCTGCACCGCCGAAACCAATCAGGTAGCACCGAGGACAACTTGGCCTATACCTATTCCCAAAACCGGCTGACCTCTTTAATGGACAATGCCTACAATAACCTTCCCGGATATGCCACCGCTTGGGCAAGTTTCCAATACGATGCCAATGGCAATCTAACCCAAGTGCTTGACGAGGTGGACTACATCCCCCAGTTCAGTGCTATCTACGATGTGCGGAACCTTCCCACCGCCATAAGTCATGTAACGGGTGGCAATGCCAGCTACCGTTACAATGCCGCCGGACAACGGATTTACAAAAATGTGAATGGTACGGTGGAACATTATGTGATGAATGGCAGTGAACCGATTGCGGTGCTTAATGCCGATGGGACGCTCCGTTACTGGATCACTTCCTTTGGGCGTGCCGAGAAAAGCGGCAGTAGCTATGTGGCGTATTACTACCTAAAAGACCACTTGGGCAGTACGCGGGTGGTGATGAAAGAAGATGGCACACGGGTAGAGGGGATAGACTATGACCCATGGGGTGTGATATTAGGTGGGCGAAACTACCAAAATGGTTCTTTGACGAAAGAGCGTTTTACGGGGAAAGAACGCGATGCAGCGTCTGGACTTGACTATTTTATTCCGCTTCGCTCCATCAGTCGGCGGGAGGAATAAAATTCCTCCGCCTCGTGTGGAGCACGTTACTACCATCCGGGCATTGGGCGGTGGCTTTCGGTGGATCCGCTGGCGGAGAAATACCCGAGCTGGTCGCCGTATAACTACACGCTGAACAATCCTGTGAACAACACCGATTCGTCGGGAATGTGTCCTGATGATGATCCGAATTGTTTTGACTCTCAAGTTGTAATAGAAAGAAAAGGATATTCTCAGTTTCGGAGATTTTTGTTTAAAGCACAAGCATTTGTTCATGGAGTTGGAAATGCGATCTTAGATAATGCAACTCCATTCAATTTCCGTTCTCCGATTGGACATGCGTTATATGAAAACGAGCCGGAAGCCTACAATTTGGGGCAAGATGTTGGGGATTCTATTAGTGCAGTCGTTGGTACAGCTGAAACAGTAGTTGGTGTAGTAGAAGCAGGCGCGGGAGCAACTACAACGGTTGGTTCAGGTGGAACAACGGCATTGGTGAGTGTACCGGCAACGGCTCAAGGAGTTGCACTTGCGGGACATGGGCTGAGTACAACACTCAAGGCTATTGAGAATCTGATTGGGCAGAATGGAAGAGTTTATGCAAAGGGAAGTACAAAAGAATCATCTGGAAAAGATTATAAAAAACTGTCTGATAAACAAATTGAAGATGCTGGTATTGAT is from Rhodothermia bacterium and encodes:
- a CDS encoding 2-oxo acid dehydrogenase subunit E2, with protein sequence MAIAVEMPKMSDTMEEGLLVAWLVEEGAKVKSGDVVAQVETDKATMDLEVYDDGVLLKRMIGEGESVPIGGLIAVLGKENEDFSAILAKYGQSNGVESTAAPVVEDANTTQEMPSVVSSNDDGRIKASPLARKIAEEKGVSLSGIAGSGPEGRIVKRDVEHVGAVTTPATVPAPATRAIQPVAPLPATTPAPKAAPALGIGAYKSLKITPMRRTIARRLAESKFTSPHFYLQVDADMERAIAFRTEMNKLAESRKLSKISYNDLVTKACAVALRHHPMVNASYLESEGEIRQYDYVNVAIAVAVDEGLVTPVIRNADQKGLSQIAAETQEFAGRARARTLEPTEWEGSTFTTSNLGMFGIERFTAIINPPNAAILAIGTIRDVPVVKDGTVVPGKRMALSLSCDHRVVDGAVGAAFLSEVKQYLEEPQLLLL
- a CDS encoding pyruvate dehydrogenase complex E1 component subunit beta produces the protein MAILQLREALRAALWEEMERDENVFLIGEEVAEYNGAYKVSQGMLDHFGEKRVIDSPISETGFSGLGVGAAMMGLRPIIEFMTWNFSMVAADQILSNAARIRYMSGGQYSIPIVFRGPNGSAGQLGATHSNSLEFFYANVPGLKVISISNPDDAKGLLKSAIRDDDPVLFMESEVMYGMKGEVSDHPDYLIPIGKARIGREGKHVTIVTWNKAYWTVMTAAEELSKMGYEAEVIDLRTIRPMDIPTVLHSVRKTNRCVVVDESNPLASIASEVAYRIQAEAFDHLDAPVLRVTNKDVPAPYAKNLIELWVPTVDEIVKACKAVMYAN
- the pdhA gene encoding pyruvate dehydrogenase (acetyl-transferring) E1 component subunit alpha — protein: MAKKKQETGLSETGKTNGVAPMTAYDSIDRLIDLAPIDDNDHRALGLSDEAVCDMYRNMMLQRRFEERAAQAYGRQRIGGFLHLYNGQEAISAAVRHVLRIGEDQVITAYRDHGLGLALGMTPNGCMAELFGRIDGYSRGKGGSMHFFDKKNGMCGGHGIVGGQIPVGAGIAFGLKYKGTDNVCLAFMGDGAAQQGAVHEAANLAGLYNLPVVFIVENNIYGMGTAVDRSSATLELYKRGEAYGMHCGLINGMDVLQVYKQLKQHVEWARKGEPSFVEIRTYRYRGHSMSDPQKYRTKEEMENRQNQDPIIRLKLYLENKGLATAEEIDAWDEEINQIALDSVSFAENSAFPPTETMWEDVYVQQDYPFIC
- a CDS encoding nucleoside recognition protein — encoded protein: MMNYIWAGLIILSLLFALGKDFSEINQDRYRNGQSLPVSLHFPEGYKPNQVNQPISLTIKANTYAQFYGIEHKEALEYEGKIRNTSKGQEISFAEGATLPEPLATIQKTTNKKGKDLQAFVGKLNLKGDSVAYASVRFQPVRFVKMQAITAAALEFADTAVTLSLSLIGVMALWLGLMQIASKVGLLEGLVKVVGPLFRPLFPGVPKDHPAMGMIILNMAANMLGLGNAATPMGIKAMHELQKLNPTEDTATNDMVMFLALNTSSVQVVPPATLVALMGLAVNELFFTILFATFFSTLFGILAAKTLSKLPKHRKTDPGVRTEVVSV
- a CDS encoding spore maturation protein, which gives rise to MRDALDLIALFVLPTLIVGIPLYGLFKKVPVYEEFVTGAKEGFTIAVTIIPYLVAILFAIGMFRASGAMEAMTEGLRPILGAVGFPVEVLPMAIVRPLSGSGSTAVLADMIKEFGADSIYVKMAATMFGATETTFYVIAVYFGAVSIKKTRHAISAGLIADLAGMIAAIIIVRWFFG
- a CDS encoding FkbM family methyltransferase; translation: MKRLVKKYLHYLGLDIRKVQKGSKEDIGTDRRPIGLIHFFLQDVLKRGFSPRGILDVGANRGEWTQMAKAIFPHSDVIMIEPLEEMKPLLQKICRENPEIKWIQAGAGAKKGELIQTVWKDYNGSSFVPSAGELGLVHKEQRITPVLAINELIADYPNFQPDLVKMDIQGFELEALKGATDLFGKTELFILETSLFSFLSGTQPITRDVINFMHDAGYEFYDITEFLRRPVDGALGQVDLAFARQDGFLRRNKSWD
- a CDS encoding prephenate dehydrogenase — protein: MKVTFFSRITIIGTGLIGASLAKALRERYPHPLEITGYDRPQVVQEAYELGLIDRVANTLEEAVQHAELVYISVPIQKILDILSEIAPFLPSGTFVTDAGSVKSPIVAHANAVLSDANPFVGGHPMAGSEHNGPKHADAFLFENATYVLCPSPKALEDSFEQTFAPLIQLLEATGARILILDPKRHDRIAATVSHVPQLLAVSLMNMAADRNVHDDAFLKLAAGGFRDMTRIASSAFPMWEQILCANAGEVQAALTEMQARLALIQHQLAGLDVAPLRANFEQAREVRNTIPKNSKGFLHPLADVYVFAQDVPGFLFHLTKTIYDAGLNIKDMELLKIREGTGGAFRLAFDEGNEADQAVKALTLAGYVAYR